In a genomic window of Nostoc sp. UHCC 0870:
- the hslO gene encoding Hsp33 family molecular chaperone HslO, giving the protein MADQLIRATAADGGIRAVGVITTRLTEDARQRHKLSYVATAALGRTMAAGLLMASSMKRSGSRVNVRVKGDGPLGGILVDAGLDGTVRGYVGNPSVELPPNAKGKLDVGGAVGDGYLYVVKDIGYGYPYSSTVELVSGEIGDDVAHYLVNSEQTPSALVLGVFVGAGGVTASGGLLIQVLPKASRDEELVAKLESRVAGLSGFTPLLQAGKTLPEIFNDLLGDMGLNIFPESQILRFHCGCSFDRVLGALKMLGEAELQDMIVKDDGAEATCDFCGSVYQASSDHLAQLIVDLQTESSVSG; this is encoded by the coding sequence ATGGCGGATCAATTAATTCGCGCCACAGCAGCCGACGGTGGAATTCGTGCAGTGGGTGTGATCACTACGCGCTTAACAGAAGATGCACGGCAACGCCACAAGCTTTCTTACGTAGCAACGGCGGCTCTGGGGCGGACGATGGCAGCAGGTTTGTTGATGGCTTCTAGTATGAAGCGTTCTGGCTCTAGGGTTAATGTCCGGGTCAAGGGTGATGGGCCGTTGGGCGGTATATTAGTGGATGCTGGTTTAGATGGGACAGTGCGGGGCTATGTGGGCAATCCATCTGTGGAATTGCCTCCCAATGCTAAGGGCAAACTAGATGTTGGGGGTGCAGTTGGTGATGGTTATCTCTATGTGGTCAAAGATATCGGTTACGGCTACCCTTACTCTAGTACAGTCGAACTAGTTTCTGGGGAAATTGGCGATGATGTGGCGCACTACCTCGTAAATTCTGAGCAAACCCCTTCAGCATTGGTTTTAGGTGTGTTTGTTGGTGCTGGTGGGGTGACAGCATCTGGCGGATTGTTAATACAGGTGTTGCCTAAAGCTTCCAGAGATGAAGAATTAGTGGCAAAATTGGAATCGCGGGTAGCAGGGTTATCAGGGTTCACGCCGTTATTGCAAGCTGGTAAGACTTTGCCAGAAATCTTTAATGATCTATTAGGCGATATGGGGTTAAATATCTTCCCGGAAAGCCAAATTTTGCGCTTCCACTGTGGATGCTCGTTTGACCGAGTGTTAGGAGCATTAAAAATGTTGGGAGAAGCCGAGTTGCAAGATATGATTGTTAAAGATGATGGGGCGGAAGCAACTTGTGACTTTTGTGGTAGCGTTTATCAAGCTAGTAGTGATCATCTAGCTCAACTAATTGTGGATTTGCAAACTGAATCTTCGGTTTCAGGATAA
- a CDS encoding chromosome segregation ATPase, with protein sequence MTERDIPESWHPTRGINPDDQEKSSRTQKVGDHQASGIPATGSYDSVKQRTEHNTEGLPVKDQSDATQRSKKSYVKMPRWMKSWVAWALLLTLIPGGVAFMATAILLKLPSAPNCPAIFWPLASASVRLHCAQLAASKQTVNDLLQAIALVNQLPPDHPLRGEIDRLLEVWSQDILKLADGSFQAGKIEEAIATARKIPEDLPTYKVVDEQISKWETIWAKAEGIYKDAEEELRQQRWQSAFMVSSKLLRVDNKYWSSVKYDELNGIITSAKEDVDKLAKAETLANSKVVDNFLEAIKLAESIGKNSYLYQKAQELIPAYGRKMLELAQAKMDQRDADTALDIARQIPQVTGLQIEVEDFIALGDAKRSAWIGNVAGLETAITQAQQIDPSRPVYDQAQQLISQWQLEIEDVARLEKARMLANQGTINDLSAAIAEAQLIPTSNPRGSEARQDINRWQGQVETIEDRPYLDRAEQIAFLGDINSLQAAIAEASQIRQGRALYPEARRRIRTWVGRVQRIQDQPLLDQARDLAQTGDLGAAINAARPLASSGRSLSGEAQTAIEDWQGQIRARENWSQAKAVAQTGTPEALVEAIRIADKVSSRSILRMDANIGIDQWSQQILDIARTQGSADIAKGIDIARLVPRGTSAYSAAQEQIKTWQQFLNPQPEQLIPSIINTP encoded by the coding sequence ATGACAGAGCGGGATATCCCAGAAAGTTGGCATCCAACCAGAGGAATAAATCCAGATGATCAGGAAAAATCATCCCGAACCCAAAAGGTCGGTGATCACCAAGCATCTGGTATCCCAGCTACTGGTTCTTATGATTCAGTCAAGCAGCGAACAGAGCATAATACCGAAGGATTACCTGTAAAGGATCAATCGGACGCAACTCAGAGAAGCAAGAAAAGTTATGTTAAGATGCCACGCTGGATGAAAAGCTGGGTGGCATGGGCTTTGTTGTTAACGCTCATTCCAGGCGGCGTGGCATTTATGGCGACGGCGATACTACTGAAGTTACCATCTGCCCCCAATTGCCCGGCAATCTTTTGGCCTCTGGCTAGTGCTTCGGTGCGGCTACATTGCGCCCAGTTAGCCGCTTCTAAACAAACAGTTAACGATTTACTACAAGCGATCGCTTTAGTTAATCAACTTCCTCCAGATCACCCACTGCGGGGAGAAATTGATCGTTTGTTAGAGGTTTGGTCACAGGATATTTTAAAACTGGCTGATGGGAGTTTTCAAGCCGGCAAAATAGAAGAAGCGATCGCCACTGCTCGTAAAATACCCGAAGACCTACCAACTTATAAAGTAGTAGATGAACAAATTTCCAAGTGGGAAACCATTTGGGCTAAAGCAGAAGGTATATACAAGGATGCAGAAGAGGAACTGCGTCAACAGCGTTGGCAATCGGCGTTTATGGTGTCATCGAAGCTGCTGCGTGTAGATAATAAATACTGGTCAAGCGTTAAATACGACGAATTAAATGGCATTATTACCTCAGCTAAAGAAGATGTTGATAAGTTAGCCAAAGCTGAAACCTTAGCGAATAGTAAGGTAGTTGATAATTTTCTAGAAGCAATTAAATTAGCTGAGTCAATAGGCAAAAATAGTTACTTGTATCAAAAAGCCCAAGAACTAATTCCCGCCTATGGTCGCAAGATGCTAGAGTTAGCCCAGGCAAAAATGGATCAACGGGATGCAGATACAGCCTTAGACATTGCCAGACAAATTCCTCAAGTCACAGGGTTGCAAATAGAAGTGGAAGACTTCATTGCCTTGGGTGACGCGAAAAGGAGTGCATGGATAGGTAATGTGGCTGGTTTGGAAACAGCAATTACCCAGGCACAACAAATAGATCCATCACGGCCAGTCTATGACCAAGCCCAACAACTAATCTCCCAATGGCAGCTAGAAATAGAAGACGTAGCCCGTCTAGAAAAAGCGCGGATGCTGGCAAATCAAGGCACAATTAACGATTTAAGTGCAGCTATTGCCGAAGCACAGCTAATACCTACAAGTAATCCCCGTGGTTCAGAAGCTAGACAAGACATCAACCGTTGGCAAGGACAGGTAGAAACTATTGAAGACAGGCCATATTTAGACAGGGCTGAACAAATAGCCTTTTTAGGTGATATTAATTCTTTACAAGCAGCGATCGCCGAAGCTAGTCAAATTCGTCAGGGTCGGGCATTGTATCCAGAAGCACGCCGCAGAATTAGGACTTGGGTAGGGAGAGTACAGCGCATCCAAGACCAGCCATTATTAGATCAAGCGCGAGACTTAGCACAAACTGGAGATTTGGGGGCGGCGATTAACGCTGCTAGACCTCTGGCATCTTCCGGGCGATCGCTTTCTGGGGAAGCGCAAACAGCCATAGAAGATTGGCAAGGACAAATTCGTGCTAGGGAAAACTGGTCACAAGCTAAGGCTGTAGCACAGACTGGTACACCCGAAGCTTTGGTTGAAGCAATCCGAATAGCTGATAAAGTTTCAAGTAGGAGCATCTTGCGGATGGATGCAAATATAGGTATTGATCAATGGAGTCAGCAAATATTAGATATTGCCCGTACTCAAGGTAGTGCGGATATAGCCAAAGGCATTGATATTGCCCGGTTAGTTCCACGCGGTACTTCTGCATATAGTGCAGCGCAAGAACAAATTAAAACGTGGCAGCAATTTCTCAATCCTCAACCTGAGCAATTGATACCTTCGATTATTAATACTCCGTGA
- a CDS encoding hydroxysqualene dehydroxylase yields the protein MTEETQSKRVVVVGAGWAGLGATYHLAKQGYDVTLLEAGPYPGGLVAGWQTTAGKSVEAGIHGFWYPYRNIFALINELEINPFTTWTRSAQYSPAGLEVESPIFQDLPRLPSPFGTLVYTKFERLPLIDRLSALPLLYTLVDFDNSDEAWRRYDYVTARELFKSFGVSARLYKEAFEPMLLVGLFAPGEQCSAAATLGMLYFFILAHQSDFDVVWCRGTVGEKIFRPWVERIEKAGAKVLPKHRVTDLIIDSNNQATGVVCGDEVFAADAVIFAVGVTGMKKIVSSSPSLQSREEFRNLQNLGAIDVLATRLWFDRKIDVPRASNACFGFDDTTGWTFFDLNALHDEYKNAEGTVIEADFYHANQFLNWSDEEIIATVQRYLTTCVPGFRETKVIDSSVIRLHQAVTHFAPGSYRHMLPANTSFGNVFMSGDWIVNRHGSWSQEKAYVTGLEAANLVISRLGDGTNAEILAIEEDEAHIQVARTINQTVRNLSKSILPNFWLP from the coding sequence ATGACAGAAGAAACACAATCAAAACGAGTGGTAGTTGTGGGTGCTGGTTGGGCTGGTTTAGGCGCAACCTACCATTTAGCAAAACAAGGTTATGATGTGACGCTTCTGGAAGCAGGCCCCTATCCTGGTGGACTGGTAGCAGGTTGGCAAACAACCGCAGGTAAATCTGTAGAAGCAGGAATTCACGGTTTTTGGTATCCCTATAGAAACATTTTCGCCCTTATCAACGAATTAGAAATTAACCCCTTCACTACCTGGACACGTTCCGCCCAATATTCTCCGGCTGGGTTGGAAGTAGAATCACCAATTTTTCAAGACTTACCCAGACTACCGTCACCGTTCGGTACTTTGGTATATACAAAATTTGAACGTCTACCATTAATTGACCGTCTCAGTGCTTTACCTTTACTTTATACTCTAGTTGACTTTGATAATTCGGATGAGGCTTGGCGACGTTATGACTATGTAACAGCGCGAGAATTATTCAAATCTTTTGGTGTGTCAGCGCGACTGTATAAAGAAGCATTTGAACCAATGTTATTAGTCGGGTTATTTGCTCCCGGTGAACAATGTTCAGCCGCCGCAACATTGGGAATGTTGTACTTTTTTATTTTGGCTCACCAATCTGATTTTGATGTGGTTTGGTGTCGGGGAACTGTTGGGGAGAAAATTTTCCGTCCCTGGGTTGAACGCATAGAAAAAGCAGGTGCGAAAGTATTACCCAAGCACCGCGTTACCGACTTAATTATTGATAGTAATAATCAAGCAACTGGTGTAGTTTGCGGTGATGAAGTATTTGCAGCTGATGCGGTGATTTTTGCTGTGGGTGTGACTGGGATGAAGAAAATTGTCTCCAGTAGTCCTAGCTTGCAAAGTCGTGAAGAATTTCGTAATTTGCAGAATTTAGGAGCAATTGATGTATTAGCAACGCGGTTATGGTTTGACCGTAAAATTGATGTTCCCCGTGCTTCTAATGCTTGTTTTGGGTTTGATGATACGACAGGTTGGACATTCTTTGATTTGAATGCTTTACATGATGAATATAAAAACGCAGAAGGCACAGTTATTGAAGCTGATTTTTATCACGCTAATCAGTTTTTGAATTGGAGTGATGAAGAGATTATAGCGACAGTACAGCGATATTTAACTACTTGTGTACCAGGATTTCGAGAAACCAAGGTAATTGATAGTAGTGTAATTCGCTTACATCAGGCGGTGACTCATTTTGCACCCGGTAGCTATCGCCATATGTTGCCAGCTAATACTAGTTTTGGCAATGTATTTATGAGTGGTGATTGGATTGTTAACCGTCATGGTTCTTGGTCACAGGAAAAAGCCTATGTGACAGGTTTAGAGGCGGCAAATTTAGTGATTTCTCGGTTGGGAGATGGTACAAATGCCGAGATTTTAGCTATTGAGGAAGATGAAGCACATATACAAGTGGCGAGAACGATTAATCAAACAGTACGCAATTTGAGTAAATCGATTCTGCCTAATTTTTGGTTGCCGTAG
- a CDS encoding fructosamine kinase family protein, whose amino-acid sequence MWTEIDADISRVTGEKFQSQHRRSLSGGCINQGYAVSDGQMTYFVKLNQASLVAMFEAEMLGLQQMYDTNTIRVPKPICWGIAGNSGYIVLEWLEMGGSNSKSWSEMGRRLAAMHKATSQKGFGWEMNNTIGSTPQINTWTADWVEFYTKHRLGYQFQLARRRGGSFPKQDELLAAIPDLLADHQVQPSLVHGDLWGGNAGCTVAGEPVIFDPATYFGDREVDIAMTELFGGFPTAFYQGYKEVFPLDAGYETRKTLYNLYHILNHFNLFGGGYASQANRMIEQILRVRKEG is encoded by the coding sequence ATGTGGACTGAAATCGATGCCGATATAAGCCGTGTAACTGGCGAAAAATTTCAGAGTCAGCACAGGCGATCGCTTAGTGGTGGTTGTATTAACCAAGGTTACGCTGTCTCTGATGGTCAGATGACGTACTTTGTCAAGCTCAACCAAGCATCTCTAGTTGCCATGTTTGAGGCGGAGATGCTGGGGTTACAGCAGATGTACGATACTAATACAATTCGCGTGCCAAAACCGATTTGCTGGGGTATAGCTGGGAACTCTGGTTACATCGTCCTGGAATGGTTAGAAATGGGAGGAAGTAACAGCAAATCCTGGTCAGAAATGGGACGCAGATTAGCAGCAATGCACAAAGCTACCAGCCAGAAAGGTTTCGGCTGGGAGATGAATAACACTATCGGTTCTACACCTCAAATCAACACTTGGACAGCAGACTGGGTAGAATTTTATACGAAACACCGTCTCGGCTATCAGTTCCAATTAGCAAGGCGGCGCGGTGGTAGCTTTCCCAAACAAGATGAATTACTAGCAGCTATTCCTGATTTATTAGCAGATCATCAAGTCCAACCTTCCTTAGTACACGGTGACTTGTGGGGTGGGAATGCTGGGTGTACAGTTGCGGGTGAACCAGTGATATTTGATCCAGCCACTTATTTTGGCGATCGCGAAGTTGATATTGCGATGACAGAACTTTTCGGCGGGTTTCCAACCGCTTTTTACCAAGGTTATAAGGAAGTCTTCCCTTTAGATGCAGGCTATGAAACTCGCAAAACCCTGTATAACCTGTATCACATTTTGAATCACTTCAATTTATTTGGTGGTGGTTATGCTTCCCAAGCTAATCGCATGATTGAACAAATCCTGCGCGTAAGGAAAGAGGGATGA
- a CDS encoding DUF72 domain-containing protein, which yields MNFFIGCAVWAYKGWLGELYPQGTRATEFLRLYSRRFTCVEGNTTFYAIPNVETVNRWATETPPGFEFCLKLPRDITHQGLLAPYIPAALDFLAEMRPLGKHLGPIFAQLPPSYSPASIDDLARFLEAWPRQESPLALEVRHPDWFREPHTSNLTQLLETLGVGRVLLDSRPIYSGDDDPQLQSERRKPKVPLQFSVTAPFSLIRFISHPDLSVNQPFMEEWLSQIQQWLNSGVKIYFFVHCPLEERSPNTARHFQQLLEQNAVAVPPLPWNQLDSPPNQLSLW from the coding sequence GTGAACTTCTTTATTGGTTGTGCTGTTTGGGCATATAAAGGTTGGTTAGGGGAACTGTATCCCCAAGGTACTCGTGCAACAGAATTTCTGCGCCTCTACAGTCGTCGCTTTACCTGTGTAGAAGGTAATACCACTTTCTATGCCATACCTAATGTAGAAACTGTCAACCGATGGGCGACGGAAACACCCCCAGGCTTTGAGTTTTGTTTGAAATTACCACGGGATATTACTCACCAAGGTTTACTAGCACCCTATATTCCGGCGGCTTTAGACTTTTTAGCAGAAATGCGTCCTTTGGGTAAGCATCTTGGCCCTATATTTGCCCAGTTACCGCCAAGTTACTCCCCTGCATCAATTGATGATTTGGCTAGGTTTCTAGAAGCATGGCCACGTCAAGAATCACCACTAGCACTAGAGGTAAGACATCCCGACTGGTTTAGAGAACCACACACCAGTAATTTGACACAGCTTTTAGAAACTTTGGGTGTGGGAAGAGTGCTTTTAGATTCCCGCCCCATCTACTCTGGAGATGATGACCCCCAATTGCAATCAGAACGACGCAAACCCAAAGTTCCTTTACAATTCAGCGTCACTGCACCTTTTAGTCTGATTCGATTTATTTCTCATCCAGATTTGTCAGTGAATCAGCCGTTTATGGAAGAATGGTTGAGCCAGATTCAGCAATGGTTAAACTCAGGAGTCAAAATTTATTTCTTTGTTCATTGTCCCCTAGAAGAGCGATCGCCTAACACGGCTCGTCACTTTCAACAGCTATTAGAACAAAATGCTGTTGCAGTTCCGCCTTTACCTTGGAATCAGCTAGACTCTCCACCTAATCAACTTAGTCTTTGGTGA
- the mltA gene encoding murein transglycosylase A has protein sequence MKKTLALFSLGLGINLFNPLPIAFSQVSPTPPPAALKLVDIGTNCKPARACLGWDEQLFLGHGGLKSDRQSLLKSIDNSLSYLQTPKAIAVYNDYPIKEITLDRVRRSLRRFRQLVATAKSPAQLQASVKREFAFYKSVGDDNQGKVKFTAYYAPIYQASRTRTAQYKYPIYRVPSDFEQWTKPHPKRVELEGVDGLLGNKSRLNGLEMFWLRDRFQAYMIHIQGSAKLNLTDGTQTSVGFVRGTDYPWTSIGRLLFQDGKLSKEELNMPGIMRYFQKNPKSMDNYLPRWERFIFFKETKGEPATGSISVPLVPERSIATDKALMPPGALAVINGSFPYPDRSGKLVNRQVSRFVLDQDTGSAIKGPGRVDYFLGYGDLAGDRAGITVATGSIYYLLLK, from the coding sequence ATGAAAAAAACACTTGCTTTATTTTCCTTGGGTTTGGGAATTAATCTGTTTAACCCGTTACCGATAGCTTTTAGTCAAGTGTCGCCAACACCACCACCAGCAGCTTTAAAACTGGTTGATATTGGCACAAACTGTAAACCTGCGCGTGCTTGCTTGGGTTGGGATGAACAACTGTTTTTAGGTCATGGCGGTTTAAAAAGCGATCGCCAATCTCTATTAAAATCAATTGATAATAGTTTAAGTTATTTACAAACACCAAAAGCGATCGCAGTCTACAATGATTACCCCATTAAAGAAATTACCCTCGACCGAGTGCGTCGCAGTTTAAGACGGTTTCGCCAATTGGTGGCTACAGCTAAATCACCTGCACAACTGCAAGCATCTGTCAAGCGAGAGTTTGCTTTTTATAAGTCGGTGGGTGATGATAATCAGGGTAAGGTGAAGTTTACGGCGTACTACGCACCTATTTATCAAGCCAGTCGCACACGTACTGCACAATACAAATATCCCATTTATCGCGTACCCTCAGATTTTGAACAATGGACTAAACCCCACCCCAAACGAGTTGAATTAGAAGGGGTAGACGGACTATTGGGTAATAAAAGCCGATTAAACGGGTTGGAAATGTTTTGGTTACGCGATCGCTTCCAAGCATACATGATTCATATCCAAGGTTCAGCAAAACTTAACTTGACTGATGGGACTCAAACTAGTGTCGGTTTTGTACGCGGTACAGATTACCCTTGGACTAGTATCGGTAGATTACTGTTTCAAGATGGCAAACTCTCTAAAGAAGAGTTAAATATGCCAGGAATTATGCGTTATTTCCAGAAAAACCCTAAATCAATGGATAATTACCTACCACGCTGGGAACGCTTCATCTTTTTCAAAGAAACCAAAGGTGAACCAGCTACAGGTAGTATTAGCGTCCCTCTAGTACCAGAACGTTCCATTGCTACAGATAAAGCTTTGATGCCTCCAGGTGCATTAGCTGTAATTAATGGTTCATTTCCCTATCCCGATCGCAGTGGTAAATTGGTAAACCGTCAAGTTAGCCGTTTTGTTCTTGACCAAGATACAGGTAGTGCGATTAAAGGCCCTGGTAGAGTAGATTATTTCTTAGGTTATGGCGACTTAGCAGGCGATCGCGCCGGGATTACAGTTGCCACTGGTTCTATATATTACTTACTCTTGAAATGA
- a CDS encoding AbrB/MazE/SpoVT family DNA-binding domain-containing protein has product MTSVIAKWGNSLAIRIPKSVAEQAHVTEGIGIDFSVEGNRIIITPQKRRKYTLDELLEGMTPENFHSEFETGNAVGNEDW; this is encoded by the coding sequence ATGACATCTGTTATTGCTAAATGGGGAAATAGTTTAGCTATCAGGATTCCAAAATCGGTAGCTGAACAAGCACACGTAACTGAAGGCATCGGTATAGATTTTTCCGTAGAAGGAAACAGAATTATTATCACGCCACAAAAAAGAAGAAAATATACTCTTGATGAGTTATTGGAAGGGATGACTCCTGAGAATTTTCATTCTGAATTTGAAACTGGCAATGCTGTGGGGAATGAAGATTGGTAG
- a CDS encoding type II toxin-antitoxin system PemK/MazF family toxin, with amino-acid sequence MVVKPYFPERGDIIKLEFGAEKQFTVDSIQRAFALHKAGMSFEDIAITLNNELQQQGREQQGYRPVLVISPIRYNQMSSLVLACPITSKSKGLKFEVPLTEDMKTEGVVLADQIKTLDWKARKVKFVETVSTDLIEEVQAKLETLIF; translated from the coding sequence TTGGTAGTTAAACCATATTTTCCTGAAAGAGGAGATATTATCAAGTTAGAATTTGGAGCAGAGAAACAGTTTACTGTTGATTCAATTCAGCGTGCATTTGCCCTTCACAAAGCTGGAATGTCATTTGAAGACATTGCTATCACGCTGAATAATGAGCTTCAACAACAAGGACGCGAACAACAGGGCTACCGCCCTGTTCTCGTTATATCTCCAATTAGATACAATCAAATGTCTTCTCTAGTTTTGGCGTGTCCCATAACTAGTAAATCAAAAGGACTTAAATTTGAAGTCCCGCTTACTGAAGACATGAAAACAGAAGGAGTTGTGCTAGCTGATCAAATTAAAACACTTGACTGGAAAGCTAGAAAAGTAAAATTTGTTGAAACAGTTTCCACAGATTTAATAGAAGAAGTGCAAGCAAAGTTAGAAACGTTAATTTTCTAA
- a CDS encoding M16 family metallopeptidase has product MTSTLLKFPRLNAPKIHQLPNGLTIIVEQMPVEAVNLNLWINIGSAVESDEINGMAHFLEHMIFKGTERIASGEFERQIEERGAVTNAATSQDYTHYYITTAPKDFAALAPLQMDVVLNASIPDEAFERERLVVLEEIRRSEDNPRRRTFRRSMEAAFAELPYRRPVLGPESVISQLKAQQMRDFHQTWYQPRSMTAVAVGNLPEEELIEIITEGFTQNNPRTHYPVPSPQSLNLEPAFTEIVRQEFIDESLQQARLVMLWRVPGMNQLEQTYGLDVLAGILAHGRTSRLVQDLREERGLVSSIGVSNMSNRLQGTFYISAKCEVENLQAVEEAIAKHIRRLQTELVTEKEIARVQKRVANRFIFANETPSDRTGLYGFYHSLVGDLEPAFNYPAHIQAQAAQDLLLAANQYLCPEAYGVVVIKPA; this is encoded by the coding sequence ATGACCTCAACCCTGTTAAAATTTCCGCGTCTTAACGCCCCCAAAATACATCAGTTACCCAATGGCTTGACCATCATAGTTGAACAAATGCCGGTGGAAGCTGTAAACCTCAACTTGTGGATCAATATTGGTTCAGCAGTGGAGTCTGATGAAATTAACGGCATGGCTCACTTTTTAGAGCATATGATTTTTAAGGGAACTGAGCGAATTGCTAGCGGTGAGTTTGAACGACAAATAGAAGAACGTGGTGCTGTCACCAACGCCGCCACGAGTCAAGATTACACACATTACTACATAACCACTGCTCCCAAGGATTTTGCTGCACTAGCTCCCCTGCAAATGGATGTAGTATTAAATGCTAGTATTCCCGATGAAGCATTTGAACGGGAACGATTGGTAGTTTTGGAAGAAATCAGACGTTCTGAAGATAACCCCCGCCGCCGCACCTTCCGCCGGTCGATGGAAGCAGCTTTTGCAGAGTTACCTTATCGCCGTCCAGTTTTGGGGCCGGAATCTGTGATTTCCCAACTGAAAGCCCAGCAGATGCGAGATTTTCACCAAACTTGGTATCAACCCCGCTCGATGACTGCTGTAGCTGTTGGTAATTTACCTGAAGAAGAATTAATCGAAATTATCACAGAAGGATTCACCCAAAACAATCCCCGTACCCATTACCCAGTCCCCAGTCCTCAGTCCCTTAATCTCGAACCTGCATTTACCGAAATTGTTCGTCAAGAATTTATTGATGAAAGCCTCCAGCAAGCGAGATTAGTCATGCTGTGGCGAGTTCCAGGGATGAATCAGCTAGAGCAAACGTATGGTTTGGATGTGTTAGCAGGGATTTTGGCGCACGGAAGAACATCAAGATTAGTTCAGGACTTACGGGAAGAACGGGGATTAGTTTCTTCTATTGGCGTAAGTAATATGAGTAATCGCCTACAAGGGACGTTTTATATTTCTGCTAAGTGTGAAGTAGAAAATTTACAAGCTGTAGAAGAAGCGATCGCAAAACACATCCGCAGGTTACAAACAGAATTAGTCACAGAAAAAGAAATCGCCCGTGTACAAAAGCGTGTAGCTAACAGATTTATTTTCGCCAACGAAACCCCAAGCGATCGCACCGGCTTATATGGTTTCTATCATTCCTTGGTAGGAGATTTAGAACCAGCTTTCAACTACCCAGCCCATATTCAAGCCCAAGCCGCCCAAGATTTACTCTTAGCAGCTAATCAATACCTTTGCCCAGAGGCTTATGGTGTAGTTGTAATCAAACCAGCATAA
- a CDS encoding lecithin retinol acyltransferase family protein — MRGDHVYYNCGAYSHHGINCGDGTVIHYTKSLGKISRISWADFASGVTVVVKKYGQCDTPDIVVWRAESRLEENTYDLFDNNCEHFATWCKTGLHASEQVKNAGAVGVGASGSGAAVAGSIGVVGAAGAAAGLSGAGIMSGLATVGGVVGGGAVIGIAALGLAPATVTKIAMSQVLMDDESLPDDEREARSVGRNMTTVGALAGTAGAVGTVAAAGSVAGLSAAGITSGLAAVGATVGGGMVAGVAITVAAPAAAAAAVGFGAYKLWKWISE, encoded by the coding sequence ATGCGCGGAGATCACGTTTACTATAATTGTGGTGCTTACAGCCATCATGGTATCAACTGTGGTGATGGTACAGTCATTCACTACACCAAAAGTCTAGGAAAAATTTCTCGTATTTCTTGGGCTGATTTTGCATCTGGAGTGACCGTTGTTGTAAAAAAGTATGGTCAATGCGATACACCAGATATTGTAGTTTGGCGTGCTGAAAGCAGATTAGAGGAAAATACTTACGACCTATTTGATAATAATTGCGAACACTTTGCTACATGGTGCAAAACGGGTCTACACGCAAGTGAACAAGTAAAAAATGCAGGCGCAGTTGGAGTGGGAGCATCTGGAAGTGGGGCAGCTGTTGCAGGTAGTATCGGTGTTGTTGGTGCTGCTGGAGCAGCCGCCGGGTTAAGTGGAGCGGGGATTATGTCAGGCCTAGCTACAGTAGGCGGAGTCGTTGGTGGTGGTGCAGTTATAGGTATTGCTGCGCTTGGTTTAGCTCCTGCTACTGTGACAAAAATAGCGATGAGTCAGGTGTTGATGGATGATGAAAGCCTTCCTGATGATGAACGTGAAGCTCGTTCTGTTGGAAGAAACATGACAACTGTAGGTGCATTAGCTGGTACTGCTGGAGCTGTTGGTACAGTGGCTGCGGCTGGAAGTGTTGCCGGTTTGAGCGCGGCTGGAATAACTTCTGGATTAGCAGCAGTTGGGGCAACAGTTGGAGGTGGAATGGTAGCAGGTGTTGCTATTACGGTTGCAGCACCTGCGGCTGCGGCTGCGGCTGTCGGCTTTGGTGCTTATAAACTCTGGAAATGGATATCAGAATAA